One Vibrio pomeroyi genomic region harbors:
- a CDS encoding LruC domain-containing protein, with product MKYKQIIYLIGAIVSVPVHATIVDLDFSNHVESTNGSSGWAGPTYDGASMHFLNVGTHDGKTIDAKVSSSVFGDATFMFHAPNYKEGSTQPSGDIGFLYQTNSAGSAGLIYTFEFFDGTDGLSGTFSFPYTIPEFEMIGYDIDGEPVQSEQVRVFKSEGFFSYQLGSASASLTAEESADGTSVLFTGPGTNYSETDTSGAVKFIYKNTSIVTLQFETVTSSSSSFPNPIFSAFDGNWDLSGFTTPIESSDESDFGDAPDTYGTLQASNGAEHAVSSTLYLGASIDTDSDGQPGALSNGDDLDVDGNDDDGITLLTNLEIGLDSLINVNVVGNGYLQAWADWDLSGTFDDDEQILKNHSVVEGGQVVPIRVADDASVGTVQTRFRLASSPNIPSDGYVGDGEVEDYVFNVTDPGTTIQHSNYYTAAFEDNWPEVGDFDLNDVVVYYRTTILSKDDAVLRMDISGSIMAYGASYGNGLGWKLSGFDESDVDLQTARVQKNGATRVNISPFTGEDKAVASPGGDLVVVASLNLRNDIPINDECMFHRTNPSCNPSLESDQMTFSISLPFNDDDQPTVSSLLPLSGFDPFIFGPGEGYYHGSSFTGSPGKDLEIHTADLPPTSRGTLVSDFYGVAQDDSDPDSGKYYRTTQNMPWGILISSPWNHPSEYIDISEAFPDFAEWATTGGSSKPTWYLNPNSDKTWSTED from the coding sequence ATGAAATACAAGCAAATTATCTACCTCATTGGCGCAATAGTTAGCGTCCCAGTCCATGCAACCATTGTGGATTTGGATTTTTCAAACCACGTAGAGTCAACGAACGGAAGTAGTGGTTGGGCGGGACCAACCTATGATGGTGCCTCCATGCACTTTCTCAATGTCGGCACACATGATGGAAAGACCATTGATGCTAAGGTATCCAGTAGCGTATTTGGTGATGCAACGTTTATGTTCCATGCTCCCAACTACAAAGAAGGCTCCACTCAGCCTTCTGGTGATATTGGATTCCTCTATCAGACTAATTCTGCCGGATCTGCAGGTTTGATTTATACCTTTGAGTTCTTTGACGGAACAGATGGTCTGTCTGGTACTTTCTCGTTTCCTTACACTATTCCTGAATTTGAAATGATCGGTTATGACATTGATGGCGAGCCCGTTCAGTCAGAGCAAGTACGAGTATTTAAAAGTGAAGGCTTTTTCAGTTATCAATTGGGTAGTGCAAGCGCCAGCCTGACCGCGGAAGAGAGTGCTGATGGAACATCCGTTCTATTTACAGGCCCTGGTACTAATTATTCAGAAACTGACACGTCAGGTGCAGTTAAATTCATCTATAAAAACACCTCTATTGTTACCTTACAATTTGAAACCGTCACTTCTAGCAGTAGTAGCTTTCCTAACCCTATTTTTTCTGCGTTTGATGGTAACTGGGACTTAAGTGGCTTCACTACGCCAATTGAGAGTTCTGACGAGTCTGATTTTGGTGACGCTCCAGACACTTATGGAACGTTACAAGCAAGCAATGGTGCAGAACATGCTGTCTCTTCAACGCTTTATCTAGGGGCTAGCATCGATACAGATTCTGACGGACAACCGGGTGCTTTATCAAACGGCGATGACTTGGATGTTGACGGGAATGATGACGACGGTATTACGCTACTTACTAACCTAGAAATCGGGTTGGATAGCCTCATTAACGTTAATGTAGTGGGTAATGGTTACCTACAAGCTTGGGCTGACTGGGACTTGAGTGGTACTTTCGATGATGATGAACAAATCTTGAAGAACCATTCGGTTGTTGAAGGGGGACAAGTTGTTCCAATTCGAGTGGCTGATGATGCGAGTGTGGGGACTGTACAAACACGTTTCCGTCTAGCGAGCAGCCCTAACATCCCAAGTGATGGTTACGTTGGTGATGGGGAAGTCGAGGATTACGTGTTCAACGTGACTGATCCGGGAACCACAATTCAACACTCTAACTACTACACTGCAGCGTTCGAAGATAACTGGCCAGAAGTGGGTGATTTCGACTTAAACGATGTTGTCGTTTACTACCGAACTACCATTCTGAGTAAAGATGATGCTGTATTGCGTATGGATATCAGCGGTAGCATTATGGCCTACGGCGCCTCTTATGGTAATGGCTTAGGTTGGAAACTGAGTGGCTTTGATGAGTCGGATGTCGACTTGCAGACCGCCAGAGTGCAGAAAAACGGTGCAACTCGTGTGAATATTTCACCGTTCACGGGCGAAGATAAAGCGGTTGCATCACCAGGAGGGGACCTTGTTGTTGTCGCTTCGTTGAACTTGAGAAATGACATCCCGATCAACGATGAGTGTATGTTCCACCGTACTAACCCGTCTTGTAATCCGTCTCTTGAGTCCGACCAAATGACGTTCAGCATCTCACTACCGTTTAACGACGACGATCAACCAACGGTGAGTTCACTTCTACCATTGAGTGGTTTCGACCCGTTCATCTTTGGTCCAGGTGAAGGGTATTACCATGGGTCTAGTTTTACTGGTTCTCCGGGTAAAGACCTTGAAATTCACACAGCGGATCTTCCACCAACGTCACGTGGTACGTTAGTGAGCGACTTTTACGGTGTGGCACAAGATGATTCAGATCCAGATAGTGGAAAATACTACCGAACTACGCAGAACATGCCTTGGGGTATCTTAATATCATCTCCTTGGAATCACCCATCCGAGTACATAGACATCAGTGAAGCGTTCCCGGATTTTGCGGAGTGGGCTACAACTGGCGGTTCTTCTAAACCGACTTGGTATTTAAACCCTAACTCAGACAAAACTTGGTCTACTGAAGATTAA
- a CDS encoding ABC transporter ATP-binding protein has translation MTKRQFIAHYLRMNRTSYLLAIVFIFLVNWLQVEIPRYIQLAIDLIDDASSTGHQQLQTYVWIVVGMSVAMVVVRILSRIYALNPGRITEAALKSTLLQKLNRLPSSFHERFASGRLISIINNDLGGIRLMFGVGFLQFFNALLALSLTPLYMWRISPELTLYSIIPISIAFVIFRVGFKRMKTLHLEHMKRLQNLSAQLMSYLSGVDLIKSQQMSPWVKVETEKLNQLLLECRLKITRIQVFFMPVLDYANDLMKIIILGLGGFMLMRQELTLGEITAFLTYSVLLAMPLMQLGRIATIYQRGMVGIQSAQTILNAKVPELDEEKLSELDVESLKGKTFSVRNLSFSYAGEERLILDDISFDIPAGKKVGVLGGIGAGKTTLVNCLNHHLDVPEGSVFLGEKDVTSFSRSDLRRYVKTVTQDPYLFSATVEDNIRFGSLDTDLAKSQVDEVLELSQLASDVTRFEHGDQTLVGEKGIMLSGGQKQRLSIARALLQPTDLIIMDNVLSAVDYETERKILEGLFKRLENQSVLVVSHRVNALEYMDEIIVLNEGKVIAKGDHATLLKTCPYYYETWQLQQNETEATAC, from the coding sequence ATGACTAAAAGACAGTTTATTGCCCATTACTTGCGCATGAATCGCACCTCTTATTTGTTAGCGATCGTGTTCATTTTTCTCGTTAACTGGTTACAAGTAGAGATCCCTCGTTATATTCAATTGGCGATAGATTTAATTGATGATGCCTCGTCAACAGGTCACCAACAGCTTCAAACCTATGTTTGGATTGTGGTGGGTATGTCGGTCGCAATGGTTGTCGTGCGGATCCTGTCACGGATCTATGCGTTGAACCCTGGGCGAATCACAGAGGCTGCGCTCAAAAGTACACTGCTACAAAAGCTGAATCGCTTACCAAGTAGCTTTCATGAACGCTTCGCGTCAGGTCGTTTGATTTCAATCATCAATAATGACCTTGGCGGGATCCGTTTGATGTTCGGCGTCGGCTTCTTACAGTTCTTCAATGCGTTGCTTGCTTTGTCGCTGACGCCTCTTTATATGTGGCGTATCTCACCAGAATTAACGCTTTATTCGATTATTCCTATCTCAATCGCTTTTGTGATTTTCCGAGTAGGCTTCAAGCGTATGAAAACGCTGCACTTAGAACACATGAAGCGCCTGCAAAACTTGTCTGCTCAGTTGATGAGTTACCTATCAGGGGTTGATCTGATCAAGAGCCAACAGATGTCACCTTGGGTGAAGGTCGAAACCGAAAAGCTCAATCAACTGTTGCTTGAATGCCGTCTTAAGATCACTCGTATTCAGGTCTTCTTCATGCCGGTGCTTGATTACGCCAATGACCTGATGAAAATTATTATTCTTGGTCTGGGTGGTTTCATGTTGATGAGGCAGGAACTCACACTGGGTGAGATAACCGCTTTCCTAACTTACTCGGTTTTGCTCGCAATGCCGTTGATGCAACTTGGTCGAATCGCGACGATTTATCAGCGTGGCATGGTCGGAATTCAGAGCGCGCAAACCATTCTTAACGCCAAAGTACCAGAGCTAGATGAAGAAAAGCTCTCTGAGTTAGATGTTGAATCGTTGAAGGGAAAAACGTTTTCTGTTCGTAACCTTAGCTTTAGTTACGCGGGTGAAGAACGCTTGATCCTTGATGACATCAGCTTTGATATTCCTGCGGGTAAGAAAGTGGGTGTGCTAGGTGGAATCGGAGCGGGCAAAACGACATTAGTGAACTGTTTGAATCATCATTTAGATGTTCCTGAAGGTTCCGTTTTCCTTGGTGAAAAAGATGTCACTAGTTTCTCGCGCAGCGACTTACGTCGTTATGTGAAAACCGTGACTCAAGACCCTTATCTGTTCTCAGCAACAGTCGAAGATAATATCCGTTTTGGTAGCTTGGATACCGATTTGGCCAAGAGTCAGGTTGATGAAGTATTAGAGCTCAGCCAATTGGCCAGTGATGTGACTCGCTTTGAACATGGCGACCAAACCTTGGTTGGTGAGAAGGGGATCATGTTGTCCGGTGGTCAGAAGCAGCGCTTGAGTATCGCACGTGCTCTGTTGCAGCCGACAGACTTAATTATCATGGATAATGTACTGTCTGCGGTCGACTATGAGACAGAAAGAAAGATCTTAGAAGGCTTGTTTAAACGATTGGAAAATCAGTCGGTTCTGGTGGTGTCACATCGTGTCAATGCTCTTGAATATATGGATGAAATTATTGTGTTGAATGAAGGTAAGGTGATTGCCAAGGGCGACCATGCCACGTTACTCAAAACCTGTCCTTACTACTATGAGACTTGGCAGCTACAGCAGAATGAAACGGAGGCTACAGCATGTTAA